In Acidisarcina polymorpha, the DNA window GCTATACCTGCCGACTGTCGCGGGCTGCTTTGTCACAGGCACCGCCGCAGCAACGCTTGGGTACCATGGGCTGGCGCAACTTGCTTTTGGTGCCGGGATGTTCTCCCGGCTTTCGATTGAATCCGTCATCCTTCACCGGCTCTACGATAAGAGCGAGATGCCGCCAGAGCAACGCCCGAGCCTCGGCATCCAATTCGCCCCTGCGGCAGTCGCGGCAGTCACTTACTTGAGCATCCAGGGTGGCGTACCGGATCTGTTCAGCAAGGCATTGCTTGGGTACGCGATCCTGCAGGGCTTGGTGGTGGTGCGCCTGATCGGCTGGATCATGGTGTCGCCTTTGAATGTCAGGTACTGGGCATTCACCTTTGGTGCGGCGTCTTTATCGACCGCGTCCTGCCGCACGGTCGAACATGGTGAACAGGGAGCGCTGCGCATTCTTGCGCCAATCCTGTTTATCGCAGCCAACCTGATCGTTGCAGGGGTTTCTGCAGTGACGTTGAGTCAGTTGGTCAGGCATCTCCTTACATCTCGTCGAACTGAAAGGGTCTTCCGTGACCCGCGCTCTGCATGACCTGTCGCAAGCCGCTACAACTGCTTCTGATACGCAAGTGCAGTTCGTGGGCGGTCGTCGTGAGGACCAGACTGAATCGCTACGACTACCGTTGCCGCGTGCCGGGATGTGTGACGGGTACCTATAAAGCATCATCCCGCGTGTCTTACGCTTCAAGATGACTCCTTATGCGCTCTGCGACCTCTGTACTGGTCGGCATGAAGATCATCATCGTGAGGTCCTGCCGTCCGTCTACTCCGAAGATAGAAGCCTCGAAGTTAAGCGTTCCGAGAACCGGATGCCGGAGGTCCTTTGTGGCGTGCGCGGTGGCCGAAACATCGTTGTCCTGCCACATCGCTTTGAAGGCGGGACTGGAGCGCGAGAGCTCATCCACCATGGCAGCTACCTCGGCCATGGCACCCGCACGTGCCACGTCCGCACGAAAAGCGGCAACCGCCATCCGTGCCACGCCTTCCCAGTCGTAATAGAGAGTCTGCGCCTGAGGATCGAGGAAGACCATTCGTAGCGTATTGCGCTCGGGCAGGGCGAGCTCTGCGAAGTTCGGCCAAAGCACCGTCGCGGCATGATTCCAGGCCACAACATCCCACGTTGCGGTTTTGATGAATGCAGGCGCCGGACTGAGTTGGTCCAGCACACGCTGGACACGCGGCTCGATATCATCGGGCCGTTTGTAGCGGCTTTCGGGCGCTCTCCCCAAGCCAAACACAAAGAGATGTTCCCGCTCCGCATCGGTCAACAATAGCGCTCGTGCCAGCTTGTCGAGCACGTCGCTCGAGGGTGCGCCTCCCCGGCCTTGTTCCAGGCACACATACCAGGCTGAGCTGATGTTGGCTCGCTGGGCCACCTCTTCACGGCGGAGGCCGGGTGTCCTGCGTCGGGCTGAAGAGAAACCGAAAGATGCTGGATCGAGTTTTGCTCGCCGATCCTGAAGAAACCTACCCAACGCCTGGTCGGTCGCATCGTGAACCTTTACCATAGTAGTCAATATCATAGGATAAATCCTCGACTTTACTATGATCCCTGCTGCATCGATCATAAATTCCATGGTCTTTGGAGGACCAGAATGATGCGTGTATTTGTGACGGGAGCGACAGGATTCATCGGTTCGGAGCTGGTAAAAGATCTCATCAAAGCAGGGCATCAGGTGCGCGGACTGACCCGGAGCGATGCCGGCGCCGAGCAATTGAAGGCGGCGGCCGCTGAGCCGCATCGCGGGGACGTTGAGGATCTTGACAGCCTGCGCAGCGGAGCAACCGGCATGGATGCCGTGGCTCATTTGGCGTTCAGCCAGGATATGACGAAGTTTGCGCAGAGTGGCGCGGATGAGATCAAGGCGATTGAGACGTTGGGATCGGCCCTGGAACCGGGCAAGCTGCTCGTGGTGACGTCGGGAGTCGCCATCACCATCGGTGGTCCGGGCCACGTGCGCAAGGAGACGGACCCTGCAATCGATTCGCCGGACATTCCACGTAAGCCGGAGCAAACAGCGCAGGCTGTCGCGGAGCGGGGTGTGCACATCGGGATCGTACGAATGTCGCAGGTGCATGATACCCACAAGCAAGGGCTGGTGATGTTTTTGATTCAAATTGCGCGGGAGAAAGGCGTCTCGGCCTATGTGGGCGATGGCGCAAATCGATGGGCCGCGGCTCCCGTGAAGGATGTTGCGCACCTCTACCGGCTGGCTCTCGAGAAGACAGGACCCGGTGTGACGACGTATCACGCGGTTGAGGAAGAGGGCGTGTCGTTGCGCGAGATCGCGGAAGCGATCGGTAAGGGACTGAACGTGCCGGTTGTCTCGATCCCACAGGAAAAGGCCGCAGAACACTTTGGAATGTTTGGGTACTTTGCCGGGCTGGACATGCCCGCTTCAAGCGAATGGACGCGGAAGACTCTGGGATGGGAGCCAACCGGGCCAGGCATGATCGAAGACCTCACGAATATGCAGTATTGAGGAAGCCGTGAATACACGAACATCGCGATGCTTCAGCACAGAGAGGGCTCGGCGTGAGCCCTCCTCTGCGCAACAAGTTCGAAATCGGGCCAGCTCCGGCTAAAAAGGTTCCTCTATTTGAGTACGTCGCCGCTAATACGGGCGAACTGTGGTTGCCATAACGTAAAGAGGTAAATGCGTAAATGCATCAATGCGGAATGTCTCGGGCTCTTGGGTGCTGATTGGCTTTTGGCTGCATAGAGATTCGCATCCGGATCTCAACTGCGCTGGTATCATGCGGGGAAAAATTTATGAGGGGGTAATGCTCGCACAAGGGTATTTGCTGGGAATTGACATGGCGGGCACATACCAGACTTCAGCAATCGAGCTTGCATGGAGGCAGGACCTTACCGTCGCGATGGATTTAGGCGGCGACGCTAGCCCCGTCCTTCGCTGCCGCCTGACACAGCGCCACAGTCTCGTTTGTCTTGGTGACACATACTACAGTGGCTTGGAATTCCGGAAGACTCCGGTTCAATGCGAACCGCCAGTCCCGACTTCGAATGCATTTATTCAGCCAATGCCCTGCTATCCCTACAAAAGAGAATCACCGCCACCCCAGAAATGATGTACCTCGTCGCCTATTTCCATCAAGGAAAACCTCGCCCTGGCGGCTGATCCCGAGTAAGAAATTAGCAGGTACTGGGCGGGCCCAGATTGCGGCAATCCGCTGGATCTAAAAAGTTGAAGACGGATTGCCCCTGGTGACAGCAATGTTGGGTCTACCATCATGGAAGGCCTGGCTGTCTCCGTCTCAGCAACCTTACCGTACGATCTGGACCGTTTTCTGAAGAAACCCGAATCAGGTCCACATCGAAGCCGCTTGACCGTATACGCACCGTTCACTGCCACGACCACCACGCAGCCGTTCGCTGCCTTTGCCGAGCGATCGACAACTAAAGGTCGCCGTCCAGAAATGCCGGCACCCTTCATCGAGTCCACATCGACGCGCATGAGGAAGGTAGCAGCGAGGTTTTCTATAAGAACTCGGTCAGATCAAGCGGAGCTTCACGTAGGCCTCTGCAGGGCTTGGGAAGCCTGCGGGCAGTTTCCCATTGAAGTACGGTAACACCAGCGGCCACTCGACCAACTCTAAGCTCATTCGCTACCCAGGACAGGTAGCAGGATGAGCGAAGAAACAGCGAATATGTGGGCAGGACGAACCCTCGCTAAGTACACTAGAGCTGCGCTTTTAGCGGGGCTTCACAATGTGCGTTTGGTTAGAGCAGGGGCAAACCGAGGTTGCCAAAGCAACACGGCCCTGCGCGAACAGCTCTGATGGATCTTTCTGGATATACATCAAGAATTCCGGCCCCGCGACCGGAAGAAATACCGGCCTATCCGTTTGTAATGCCCATACCCATGTCAATGCGACTTTCGTCTTTTTCTTCGCTTACATTTCCCCGCCCCCGCCCTCGCCGGAGGTGTTCGGCACTCACATGCCGCGTTTCAACGCGGAAGTGTAAGAGCCAGCGCCTGGTCGGCGCCACTGAGATTCCTAACCGAACGGTAAGTAAGCAAACGGTTACCTATCGATCAAAATGGAGTGTGGGATAGCTCGTGTAGCCGGCGGCCCCTCCGCCATAGAAAGTCTCTGGGTCTGGCTCATTGAGAGCAGCTCCGAGTTGCAGCCGCACTGGTAGATCCGGGTTGGCCAGAAAGGCGCGGCCGTATGCGACAGCGTCGGCATGTCCGGTCCGTAATGCTTCCTGTCCCCTGGGCCCGTCATATCCGCCATTGACGACATAGAGACCTTTCCACAGCGTTCTAAGGTGAGCCGACATGGCGAGGTCCTCCTCGCTGCTACCTTTGCTGTTCTGCGCCGTTTCAACAAGATGAAGGTACCCAAGCTCATAGCTGTTGAGGCTGTCGACGGTGATAGAGAAGGTCTCGCGCGGGTTGTCGTCGGTCATATCGTTGAAACCGCCCGTCGGAGAGATTCGCACACCCACGTGCGCACGATCCCAGACCTCCAGGACTCGTTCCACTATTTCAGTGAGAAATCGGACTCGATTTGACGCAATACCTCCATACTCGTCCGTTCGCCGATTCGTTCCAGTTTTGAGAAATTGATCGACCAAGTATCCATTCGCCGCGTGAATCTCGACCCCGTCAAATCCGGCTTCTTTTGCGTTGGCGGCTGCTCGCCGATAATCATCGAAGGTCTTATTGATCCCGCTAGCCGTCAAGGCAACCGGCTCCGAAACCGGAGCCAGACCCGTGGCAATTAGAGTCTGGCTATTGGCACGGATTGCGGAGGGAGCTACTGGCTGTGCATTGTTCGGCAATAAGGACGTATGTGAGATCCGGCCGACATGCCACAATTGAAGGAAGATTCGGCCTCCACTCTGGTGAACTGCTTCCGTGACGCGCCTCCACCCTCGCACCTGTTCGGGGGAATGAATCCCTGGAGTATTGATGTAGCCTTTGCCCATGGGCGAGATTTGCGTAGCCTCGGTCACGATGAGGCCAGCCGAAGCGCGTTGCGAGTAATAAGTCGCCGCAAGTTCGCCGGGCACGCCATCTGCGCCGGCGCGGTTGCGCGTAAGGGGCGCCATAAAGATGCGATTTGCCAGGACCAAAGATCCAAGCTGAACCGGTTCGAAGAGATTCGCCATTCTGTGCTCCTGATGGCCCACGACGTGATGCGCTGCTGGTGATGAGTTCCATCCAGAAGGCGGTTGCTGTTTTCGCGTGCTGTAACCTGTGGTCCTAAACTCGATTCCTTACGCCGCAGCCAACGCGGCGTAGAACAACCATTCAAAAGATCGCTATCACTTCATGGTTGCGCGGGCGGCCTGCCCGATCACATCGACCACGACGTCCGGGAAAGTGATGGGGATGGCGTGCGATGAGTTCAGCTCGATGACGTGAGAGTGGGCACGATCGGCTTCGAACTTAAATTCTTGAACGGGAATCACGGGATCAAGCAACGGCCTGATTTGCCAACTCGGCTTACTCGTCCATGCAGCTGATGTCAGTGGCTCGTTGAGAGCTGCCAAGCTGATCGGGCGTTGTGTGGCGATCATCAGGGCGACCACGCTCTCAGGCACATCGGCAGCGACGAGATAGCGGTACTTGTCGGCCTTGACTTGGACATTCGTGCCGCTGGTTCCGTCGGGCAAGGTATATGGGGACAGTTCGACAGATGAGGCAAAGTCGCCACCCGGAAACCGTACGAGACAATCGTTTGCAGATTCCCCTACCCCAGGCATAGGGGAGCCGGCGTAGAGAAGGGCCTTGACCTTAGGGTCGTCCCCGGCCTGGCCGATGACAGCACCGCCGTAGGCATGGGAAACGAGGATCACGGGCCCCTCGATCGAGTCCAGCAGGCTTCGCAGGTAGGCAGCGTCGTGCGCCACCCCCCGCAAGGGATTGGAGAAGGCCTTGACCGGATAGCCGTCGCGCTGAAGTCCCTGGATCACTCCATGAGTCCAGAGCGACGAGTCTTCGAGAGCCCCGTGCACAAGCACGATCGTGGGCTTGGATAATTGGATATCCATTTTGATTCCTTTCCAGAAGTGTTGCTCGAAGTGTTGGGCCAAATGTTGCTTCGGGGGATGGGCGGCTGACGTATGCATTAAGCCAAGCCGCCCAGGATCGTCCTCTGTTTCCGTAATAAAGGGCCGCAGTAAGGGG includes these proteins:
- the tehA gene encoding dicarboxylate transporter/tellurite-resistance protein TehA, whose translation is METIKKLPQVPASWFGIVLGLAGLGLSWRVAHRVWGMPALIGESILGISAMVWATLLGLFAVKWILFRCDAHAELKDAIQSTYISLIGIGTNLMAIGLYPYSQRGALALFVPATLVSVTHGVFFTSFAWSGDRHSSATTGSLYLPTVAGCFVTGTAAATLGYHGLAQLAFGAGMFSRLSIESVILHRLYDKSEMPPEQRPSLGIQFAPAAVAAVTYLSIQGGVPDLFSKALLGYAILQGLVVVRLIGWIMVSPLNVRYWAFTFGAASLSTASCRTVEHGEQGALRILAPILFIAANLIVAGVSAVTLSQLVRHLLTSRRTERVFRDPRSA
- a CDS encoding helix-turn-helix transcriptional regulator, with the translated sequence MILTTMVKVHDATDQALGRFLQDRRAKLDPASFGFSSARRRTPGLRREEVAQRANISSAWYVCLEQGRGGAPSSDVLDKLARALLLTDAEREHLFVFGLGRAPESRYKRPDDIEPRVQRVLDQLSPAPAFIKTATWDVVAWNHAATVLWPNFAELALPERNTLRMVFLDPQAQTLYYDWEGVARMAVAAFRADVARAGAMAEVAAMVDELSRSSPAFKAMWQDNDVSATAHATKDLRHPVLGTLNFEASIFGVDGRQDLTMMIFMPTSTEVAERIRSHLEA
- a CDS encoding SDR family oxidoreductase, with the protein product MMRVFVTGATGFIGSELVKDLIKAGHQVRGLTRSDAGAEQLKAAAAEPHRGDVEDLDSLRSGATGMDAVAHLAFSQDMTKFAQSGADEIKAIETLGSALEPGKLLVVTSGVAITIGGPGHVRKETDPAIDSPDIPRKPEQTAQAVAERGVHIGIVRMSQVHDTHKQGLVMFLIQIAREKGVSAYVGDGANRWAAAPVKDVAHLYRLALEKTGPGVTTYHAVEEEGVSLREIAEAIGKGLNVPVVSIPQEKAAEHFGMFGYFAGLDMPASSEWTRKTLGWEPTGPGMIEDLTNMQY
- a CDS encoding LexA family protein; this encodes MENLAATFLMRVDVDSMKGAGISGRRPLVVDRSAKAANGCVVVVAVNGAYTVKRLRCGPDSGFFRKRSRSYGKVAETETARPSMMVDPTLLSPGAIRLQLFRSSGLPQSGPAQYLLISYSGSAARARFSLMEIGDEVHHFWGGGDSLL
- a CDS encoding alkene reductase, with protein sequence MANLFEPVQLGSLVLANRIFMAPLTRNRAGADGVPGELAATYYSQRASAGLIVTEATQISPMGKGYINTPGIHSPEQVRGWRRVTEAVHQSGGRIFLQLWHVGRISHTSLLPNNAQPVAPSAIRANSQTLIATGLAPVSEPVALTASGINKTFDDYRRAAANAKEAGFDGVEIHAANGYLVDQFLKTGTNRRTDEYGGIASNRVRFLTEIVERVLEVWDRAHVGVRISPTGGFNDMTDDNPRETFSITVDSLNSYELGYLHLVETAQNSKGSSEEDLAMSAHLRTLWKGLYVVNGGYDGPRGQEALRTGHADAVAYGRAFLANPDLPVRLQLGAALNEPDPETFYGGGAAGYTSYPTLHFDR
- a CDS encoding alpha/beta fold hydrolase; the encoded protein is MDIQLSKPTIVLVHGALEDSSLWTHGVIQGLQRDGYPVKAFSNPLRGVAHDAAYLRSLLDSIEGPVILVSHAYGGAVIGQAGDDPKVKALLYAGSPMPGVGESANDCLVRFPGGDFASSVELSPYTLPDGTSGTNVQVKADKYRYLVAADVPESVVALMIATQRPISLAALNEPLTSAAWTSKPSWQIRPLLDPVIPVQEFKFEADRAHSHVIELNSSHAIPITFPDVVVDVIGQAARATMK